A genomic stretch from Ureibacillus composti includes:
- a CDS encoding phenylalanine--tRNA ligase beta subunit-related protein, with amino-acid sequence MKLSINDSLFNINSQLKFGMIHYTKIVVSESPQMLKGRTRLYQENLFFELQEKPVTERPGIAEWRKVWKSFGADPNRYRHSAESLMRRIAKQNYLEPFHTAVDLNNFFSLQYEIPIGIYDVNQIQGDVVLTLGEEETGYEGLNGRFNSLKNILCSVDDLGPFGSPFVDSKRTAVTEITTEALQIFYLCPSLDEDESQKLLASAGKMFSQVSGGDYKIALLSANNPMISIQRGE; translated from the coding sequence TTGAAACTTTCCATCAATGATTCACTCTTTAATATTAATAGCCAACTAAAATTCGGCATGATCCATTATACCAAAATTGTCGTATCAGAATCTCCTCAAATGTTAAAAGGAAGAACTCGCCTTTATCAGGAAAATTTGTTTTTTGAACTTCAGGAAAAACCTGTAACAGAAAGACCAGGTATTGCGGAATGGCGGAAAGTGTGGAAATCCTTTGGAGCCGACCCAAACCGTTATCGTCACTCTGCCGAAAGCCTCATGCGTCGCATTGCTAAACAAAATTACTTAGAACCCTTCCATACAGCAGTCGATCTAAATAATTTCTTTTCTTTACAATACGAGATTCCAATAGGGATTTACGACGTCAACCAGATTCAAGGGGATGTTGTGCTAACTTTAGGTGAGGAAGAAACAGGTTATGAAGGATTGAATGGGCGATTCAACTCATTAAAAAACATTTTATGTAGTGTAGATGATTTAGGTCCATTTGGTAGTCCTTTTGTTGATTCTAAACGCACCGCAGTTACAGAAATAACAACGGAAGCTTTACAAATTTTTTATTTATGTCCTTCTTTAGATGAAGATGAGAGCCAAAAACTGCTAGCATCTGCAGGAAAAATGTTTAGTCAAGTCAGTGGCGGTGACTATAAAATAGCACTACTTTCTGCAAACAATCCAATGATTTCAATTCAAAGGGGCGAATAA
- a CDS encoding LD-carboxypeptidase: MKIRPNRLRVGDTVGVVTLSSPLAMEKLPEKLALLEELGLNYKIGQSVGLTGNYLAGTDEERLNDLHNMVRDPEVKAIFCLRGGYGAARIADKIDYQSFEENPKVFWGFSDVTYLHNAISEYGNIVTFHGPMLSSVTKEELSELSKKMFQQLFTPLEIQYDENISPLQTIVSGSVRGEVTGGNLQRLVSTLGTKFELNAKGKILLLEDVGESLENIDGMLNQLRLARKLGDAAGFVIGNFANLEDGTSNEDAWRLFEEYLTPFGKPAVAGFMIGHCEPNISIPLGVEAILDADQKVLRLLPGVQ, from the coding sequence ATGAAAATTCGTCCTAACCGTTTACGAGTAGGGGATACAGTAGGGGTTGTTACGTTAAGTAGCCCTTTAGCAATGGAAAAGTTACCTGAAAAATTAGCACTACTAGAGGAATTAGGTTTAAACTATAAAATTGGTCAATCTGTGGGGTTAACAGGAAACTATTTAGCAGGTACAGATGAAGAACGCTTAAATGATTTACATAACATGGTACGTGACCCAGAGGTAAAAGCAATCTTTTGTCTTCGCGGAGGTTACGGGGCTGCTCGAATCGCCGACAAAATCGATTATCAGTCTTTTGAAGAGAACCCAAAAGTCTTTTGGGGCTTTTCAGATGTAACTTATCTTCATAATGCTATTTCAGAATATGGAAATATTGTTACTTTCCATGGACCAATGTTATCTTCCGTTACGAAAGAAGAACTATCAGAATTATCGAAGAAGATGTTTCAACAATTGTTTACACCATTAGAAATTCAATATGATGAAAACATTTCACCCCTTCAAACAATCGTTTCAGGTTCAGTTCGTGGTGAAGTAACAGGCGGGAACTTACAACGTTTAGTTAGTACTCTAGGAACAAAATTTGAGCTTAATGCAAAAGGGAAAATTTTATTGTTAGAAGATGTAGGCGAGTCATTAGAAAATATTGATGGCATGTTAAATCAACTGCGTCTTGCTCGAAAGCTAGGCGATGCTGCTGGATTTGTCATTGGCAACTTTGCAAATCTAGAAGATGGTACTAGCAATGAAGATGCATGGAGACTATTTGAGGAATATTTAACGCCATTTGGTAAACCAGCAGTTGCAGGCTTTATGATTGGGCATTGTGAACCTAATATTTCAATTCCATTAGGAGTCGAAGCAATCTTAGACGCAGATCAAAAAGTGCTTCGTTTGTTACCGGGCGTTCAATAA
- a CDS encoding DMT family transporter gives MKFPPFVLLIIATLLWGGNFVIGRAVTGEIPPFTLAFLRWCLAFLVFLPICYKQFKRDWQQIKAHWPIVLVLALTGVAAFNTLVYIGVYSTTSINASLMNSTTPIFIYILSFIFLKERLTKFQMIGTAISLIGVIFILSGGSLESIQHFHFNKGDLIVLLAVFCWSIYSLLVKQFSDRLPGYSTFLVTIAIGAIMLLPFTIYEWFTLSGPIVWSGKTIGAILYVGILASIVAFLSWNKGVVQLGANRASIYLNFIPVFATIFATLFIGESLQLAQIIGGLAVICGVILTNRK, from the coding sequence ATGAAATTTCCACCATTTGTCTTACTAATCATCGCGACCTTACTCTGGGGAGGAAATTTTGTTATTGGACGTGCGGTGACTGGGGAAATCCCCCCCTTTACCCTAGCATTCTTGAGATGGTGTCTTGCCTTTCTTGTGTTTCTTCCAATTTGTTATAAGCAATTTAAACGAGATTGGCAACAGATTAAAGCACATTGGCCGATTGTTTTGGTTCTTGCGTTAACTGGAGTTGCTGCATTTAACACCCTAGTCTATATAGGTGTATATTCTACCACTTCCATTAATGCTTCATTAATGAATTCAACAACACCAATCTTTATCTACATCCTATCATTTATCTTTTTAAAAGAACGTCTAACAAAATTTCAGATGATCGGCACAGCCATATCTTTAATTGGGGTAATATTTATTCTTTCTGGTGGTTCATTAGAAAGTATTCAACATTTTCATTTTAATAAAGGCGACTTGATTGTTTTATTAGCCGTATTTTGTTGGAGTATTTATTCACTACTAGTCAAGCAATTTAGTGATCGACTACCGGGGTACTCTACCTTTTTAGTAACAATTGCAATTGGCGCCATCATGTTATTACCCTTCACTATCTATGAATGGTTCACATTATCAGGACCAATCGTCTGGTCTGGTAAAACTATTGGAGCAATTTTATACGTAGGGATCTTAGCTTCAATTGTTGCTTTCTTAAGCTGGAATAAAGGGGTTGTACAACTGGGGGCAAACCGTGCAAGTATTTATTTAAATTTCATCCCCGTATTTGCAACAATTTTTGCTACTTTATTTATAGGTGAAAGTCTACAATTAGCGCAAATCATTGGGGGCCTTGCTGTTATTTGTGGGGTAATCCTAACGAATCGAAAATAA
- a CDS encoding DUF5667 domain-containing protein — MSNKYTLINKNVRNVLSASLVAGAITFALGTGHTYANETTTTQDNPEQIQEVNQQTENHTVETTVTEAVVDESTSEEGAFEETPVTNELTEESTLTEEPINEESEQTENTESTEGEDTTVEETEEPSLLPGDFFYFVKKLVENVQLAFTFDEVKEAELLASFVEERILEASTLLSNGEEDLAKEVLQEALDQQELALEKYEEAALNEEESTDEEVFEGEGTEDVATEGETTEEAIVNDEETNEVATEEMEEVDSVRAALEAKFSANILALQAVLDKIQNENAKAAIAKNIVKAQEKLEKKLNKKLAQLDKKALKKGTTTEESVTTEEVDATVSNGTNTNTEGTTHTTEVTEKVEAPQAITTSSQVQAVKTNEEVKTSTLQEKSAVKQVEATKKAEEKQVQASKKAEEKQQAAVKKQGQASLKAQEKQEQAAQKAQEKQQQATEKAHDKQEQTTQKAQEKQQQVSEKHAEKADKQQGNQNNSANQGNGNKGNNKFEE, encoded by the coding sequence ATGTCAAACAAGTATACATTAATTAACAAAAACGTGAGAAATGTGTTATCTGCGAGTTTAGTGGCAGGAGCAATTACGTTTGCTTTGGGAACAGGTCATACATATGCAAATGAAACAACGACTACTCAAGACAACCCAGAACAAATACAAGAAGTAAATCAACAAACAGAAAATCACACAGTTGAAACAACAGTTACAGAAGCAGTTGTGGACGAGTCTACTTCTGAAGAGGGTGCTTTTGAGGAAACACCAGTAACCAATGAACTAACTGAAGAGTCAACTTTAACAGAGGAACCAATTAATGAAGAAAGTGAACAGACTGAAAATACAGAATCAACTGAAGGTGAAGATACAACTGTTGAAGAAACAGAAGAACCATCTTTATTACCGGGTGACTTTTTCTACTTCGTTAAGAAATTAGTTGAGAACGTGCAATTAGCCTTTACATTTGATGAAGTGAAAGAAGCGGAATTACTTGCTTCATTTGTAGAAGAGCGCATCTTAGAGGCAAGTACATTACTGTCTAATGGTGAGGAAGACCTAGCAAAAGAAGTATTACAGGAAGCATTAGATCAACAAGAACTTGCTCTAGAAAAATACGAAGAAGCAGCCCTTAATGAAGAAGAGTCAACTGATGAAGAAGTGTTTGAAGGTGAAGGAACTGAAGATGTAGCAACTGAAGGTGAAACGACGGAAGAGGCTATTGTTAATGATGAAGAGACAAATGAAGTAGCTACGGAAGAAATGGAAGAAGTTGATTCAGTACGTGCAGCATTAGAAGCAAAGTTCTCTGCAAACATTCTAGCTTTACAAGCAGTACTTGATAAAATACAGAACGAAAATGCAAAAGCAGCAATTGCAAAAAACATTGTAAAAGCACAAGAAAAGCTTGAAAAGAAATTAAATAAAAAGCTAGCACAATTAGACAAGAAAGCTTTAAAGAAAGGTACAACGACAGAAGAGTCAGTAACTACTGAAGAAGTTGATGCTACGGTAAGTAATGGAACAAATACTAATACTGAAGGTACTACCCATACCACTGAAGTAACAGAAAAAGTGGAAGCGCCTCAAGCAATAACAACTTCTAGCCAAGTACAAGCTGTTAAGACTAATGAAGAAGTAAAAACTAGTACTCTACAAGAAAAGTCTGCAGTAAAGCAAGTTGAGGCTACAAAAAAAGCTGAAGAAAAACAAGTTCAAGCATCTAAAAAGGCAGAAGAAAAGCAACAAGCAGCAGTGAAAAAACAAGGACAAGCTTCACTAAAAGCTCAAGAGAAGCAAGAACAAGCTGCTCAAAAAGCTCAAGAAAAGCAGCAACAAGCTACTGAGAAAGCCCATGACAAACAAGAACAAACTACTCAAAAAGCTCAAGAAAAACAACAACAAGTTTCTGAAAAGCATGCTGAAAAAGCAGACAAGCAACAGGGAAATCAAAATAACTCTGCTAATCAAGGTAACGGAAATAAAGGGAATAATAAGTTTGAAGAATAA
- a CDS encoding TerC family protein, translated as MDLSLFLQYGSILLVLIVLEGLLSADNALVLAVLAKGLPEQQQKKALDIGLALAFIFRIGAIFLISFLFNVWEVQALGAAYLLFIAIKHFLKKDHGEVEVKQKSFKGAVLQIAFADIAFAIDSILAAVALVIALPATSFGHIGGMDTAQFIIIVLGALAGLIVIRFASQLFIKLLTERPSLESAAMLIVGWVGVKLVMHTLAHEALQIIPHSFVEGPIWNTIFWVVMIGIAVGGWFASGKKKTTEESSQS; from the coding sequence ATGGATTTATCATTATTTTTACAGTACGGTTCAATATTATTAGTACTAATCGTACTCGAAGGTTTATTATCAGCAGATAACGCCTTAGTACTAGCTGTATTAGCTAAAGGCTTACCAGAACAACAACAGAAGAAGGCACTAGATATCGGTTTAGCACTTGCCTTTATTTTCCGAATCGGTGCGATCTTCCTAATTTCGTTCCTATTTAATGTTTGGGAAGTACAAGCGCTTGGTGCCGCTTATCTATTATTTATTGCCATCAAACACTTCCTCAAGAAAGATCATGGAGAAGTAGAAGTAAAACAAAAGAGTTTCAAAGGCGCTGTTCTTCAAATCGCATTTGCGGACATTGCCTTTGCGATTGACTCAATTTTAGCTGCTGTGGCACTAGTTATTGCTTTACCAGCTACAAGTTTTGGTCATATTGGTGGAATGGATACTGCACAATTTATCATCATTGTATTAGGCGCACTTGCTGGATTAATTGTCATCCGCTTCGCTTCACAATTGTTCATCAAACTATTAACTGAACGTCCAAGTCTAGAATCAGCTGCTATGTTAATTGTAGGTTGGGTAGGGGTAAAACTTGTTATGCATACACTTGCTCATGAAGCACTGCAAATCATTCCTCATAGTTTCGTAGAAGGTCCAATCTGGAATACAATCTTCTGGGTTGTTATGATTGGTATTGCTGTAGGTGGTTGGTTTGCATCAGGTAAGAAGAAAACAACAGAAGAATCAAGCCAATCATAA
- a CDS encoding AraC family transcriptional regulator codes for MLQEFNNLMDYIETHLTEEISGKDISKIVGLSDYHFKRMFSYMAGMSLNEYIKNRRLSVANVELINGAKVTDIAYKYGYQSIEGFSRAFREWCGFLPSEVTKNKIQKSFPKFTFFIDIRGGKSMEFKIERKDKFNIVGVSKRVPIQFEGVNNEILELAKSITEQQRNQMHQLADLYPQQVLNVSFDFDEGFLEEKGYLTHMIGFATTKENPYDDLEQISIEESLWAIFPNQGPFPTTLQETTAKIYSEWLPSSNYELIDLPGISFTNHNGPSENVYSEIWIPVKEKK; via the coding sequence ATGTTACAAGAATTCAATAATTTAATGGACTACATTGAAACACATCTGACGGAAGAAATCTCCGGAAAAGATATTTCAAAAATTGTAGGACTATCTGATTATCATTTCAAAAGAATGTTTTCGTATATGGCTGGAATGTCACTGAATGAGTATATCAAAAACAGAAGATTATCCGTTGCAAATGTTGAATTAATTAACGGGGCAAAAGTGACAGATATTGCCTATAAATACGGATATCAATCAATAGAAGGATTTTCAAGGGCATTTCGTGAATGGTGTGGTTTTTTACCTTCAGAAGTAACGAAAAACAAAATTCAAAAGTCATTTCCCAAGTTTACATTCTTTATAGATATACGAGGAGGAAAATCCATGGAATTTAAAATTGAAAGAAAAGACAAGTTTAATATAGTAGGGGTATCAAAAAGAGTGCCAATTCAATTCGAAGGTGTAAATAATGAAATTTTAGAACTTGCCAAGTCAATTACCGAACAACAAAGAAATCAAATGCATCAACTAGCCGATCTATATCCACAGCAGGTTTTGAATGTATCCTTTGATTTTGATGAAGGTTTCTTAGAAGAAAAAGGATACCTAACTCATATGATTGGTTTTGCAACAACTAAAGAAAATCCATACGATGATTTAGAGCAAATTTCTATTGAAGAAAGTCTATGGGCTATTTTCCCTAACCAAGGGCCATTCCCTACTACACTACAAGAAACAACTGCAAAAATTTATTCTGAATGGTTGCCTTCTTCAAATTATGAATTAATAGATCTCCCTGGAATTTCCTTTACAAATCATAATGGTCCTTCAGAAAATGTATATAGCGAAATTTGGATTCCAGTAAAAGAAAAGAAATAG
- a CDS encoding peptidylprolyl isomerase produces the protein MKKILLLVFLLISILAACNSSTSSFKEIEKIPKNVQAEVDPNLKLQSITDGGKGYYIVFYSRGDVETDLETKGDTLIIKFNVTNQINDVEKQNIFYLTTDTKHHAIDVQVNGESIPFDNITVQ, from the coding sequence TTGAAGAAAATACTTTTATTAGTGTTTTTGTTAATCTCGATTTTAGCGGCTTGTAATTCATCAACATCGAGTTTTAAGGAAATTGAAAAGATACCTAAAAATGTGCAAGCCGAAGTTGATCCCAATTTAAAACTTCAATCAATTACTGATGGAGGAAAAGGTTATTATATTGTGTTTTATTCACGTGGAGATGTTGAAACTGATTTAGAAACAAAAGGGGATACTTTAATAATAAAGTTTAATGTAACTAATCAAATAAATGACGTTGAAAAGCAAAACATATTCTATTTAACAACAGATACGAAACACCATGCAATAGATGTTCAAGTAAATGGTGAATCAATCCCTTTTGATAATATAACTGTTCAATAA
- a CDS encoding DUF1540 domain-containing protein, giving the protein MAQDVLCEVNNCTYWGSGNKCNADTIYVVSNKGEQASNSEETDCKTFKPEH; this is encoded by the coding sequence ATGGCTCAAGATGTTCTTTGTGAAGTAAATAACTGTACGTATTGGGGTTCTGGAAACAAATGTAATGCAGATACTATTTATGTAGTAAGTAATAAAGGTGAACAAGCATCTAATAGTGAAGAAACAGATTGTAAAACGTTTAAACCAGAGCATTAA
- a CDS encoding HPP family protein, with protein sequence MPKEKSPAILVFLSKMKGQAENPLQVNVKDVTAAFIGGFITLLILISLTTNTSTNWLIAPFGASCTLAFGVWNSPLSQPRNIIGGHVISSLVGIIIYQLFGNEPWTIALAVGLAIALMMLTKTTHPPAGGNPIIVILGAHSWSFLFTPILLGTVLIVVMALVVNNLQSDRVYPIFWK encoded by the coding sequence ATGCCAAAAGAAAAAAGCCCTGCCATTTTAGTGTTTCTTTCTAAAATGAAGGGACAAGCAGAAAATCCACTTCAGGTAAACGTGAAGGATGTGACAGCAGCATTTATTGGTGGGTTTATCACACTCCTTATACTGATCAGCTTAACTACAAATACGTCAACAAACTGGCTAATTGCGCCATTTGGGGCAAGCTGTACATTAGCTTTTGGCGTCTGGAATTCACCGTTGTCCCAACCGAGAAATATAATAGGAGGACATGTGATTTCTTCGCTTGTTGGCATAATTATTTATCAACTATTTGGAAATGAGCCGTGGACAATCGCATTAGCAGTAGGTTTAGCAATTGCACTTATGATGCTTACTAAAACAACTCATCCACCTGCAGGAGGAAATCCGATTATTGTTATATTAGGAGCACATAGCTGGAGCTTTTTATTTACGCCTATATTATTAGGAACAGTACTAATTGTAGTAATGGCACTCGTCGTTAATAATTTACAAAGCGACCGAGTATATCCAATATTTTGGAAATAA
- a CDS encoding TetR/AcrR family transcriptional regulator — translation MNKKNNILEAATRSFSMFGYKATTIEQVAKLAKVGKGTVYNFYDNKEQLLKESVLLMIDEMKKETENNFDHSISFMENVHQSIIRLLKYREQHLLFAKLLEEERQLQTPEVIEMISSINREIVNYISEKLGLAVERGEIRPCNVEVVAFVFLKSYLALVVDWQTTYSEPLTEQEIAEVIHQTIISGLSK, via the coding sequence ATGAATAAAAAAAATAATATTTTAGAAGCAGCTACTAGGTCTTTTTCGATGTTTGGCTACAAGGCAACTACAATTGAACAAGTAGCAAAACTTGCGAAGGTCGGAAAAGGTACAGTTTATAATTTTTATGATAATAAGGAGCAACTGTTAAAAGAATCCGTTCTATTAATGATTGATGAAATGAAAAAAGAAACTGAAAACAACTTTGATCATTCTATTAGTTTTATGGAAAATGTTCATCAATCGATTATTCGACTATTAAAATATCGTGAGCAACATTTATTATTTGCAAAATTATTAGAAGAGGAACGGCAGCTACAAACACCAGAAGTGATCGAGATGATTTCGTCGATTAATCGAGAGATTGTTAATTATATATCCGAAAAATTAGGCTTGGCTGTTGAGCGAGGAGAAATTCGTCCATGTAACGTAGAGGTTGTTGCCTTCGTATTTTTAAAATCATATTTAGCGTTGGTTGTAGATTGGCAAACGACTTATTCTGAACCTTTAACAGAGCAAGAAATTGCAGAAGTAATCCATCAAACAATTATAAGTGGTTTATCGAAATAA
- a CDS encoding YhgE/Pip domain-containing protein: MLKQEWLSILKDKKYFASIAVMFIIPLLYSGMLLWAFWDPYGQLEELPVALVNNDKGANFDGESLHLGDELVKNLEDSAKFDFKQVTEKEANKMLTNKDAYIVIQIPKHFSENATTLLDESPQKLELEYKIDEASNYITSKIGDSAINQIRTEVNEQVSKTYAEQLFAVIERLSDGYGDAADGASKIKDGVVQLQDGTVMLKDYLYELAKGTVTLSSSTSKLVDGASSAQSGAEELANGAQKLSQGSQALSDGASTLQQGTSSLSSGITQFTGGVEKVASGQQALLEGQQTFQTKLDSFSNGTEQVAAGSQNLASSTDQLAAGIASLGDNLSSALAQLPEEQRQALEASISQLEESSKQIAQGANTLASGSNSLQENAQALANGHSTIVANSEQLTNGLQELTSNSNSLVEGATRVANGVSSLSENLGQLNTGVASVANGASSLNTGLSTLADGAKKLSDGTSTLSGKSGELADGSNELVDGADKLVDGTEQLTDTLSDAKEESSISVSDQNYDMVASAVEVDKDVKNSVDNYGTGLAPYFISLGLFVGALILTNVYAFVQPAVQPTGLLRWFVSKCSVPFVVWIFQTVLLSVVLLYGLKMNVSNVPLFLLLMAVTSFAFIAIVQLLVVVLDDVGRFVALLFLILQLASSAGTFPLQLLPKTLQAFNSYMPMSYSVEAFRHVISTTDYGVVYENIALLAGIGIVCVCLTFMVFGILYKHRYSKQVVEN; this comes from the coding sequence TTGTTAAAACAGGAATGGTTATCGATATTGAAAGATAAAAAGTACTTTGCGTCGATCGCCGTCATGTTCATTATACCGCTATTATATAGTGGGATGCTTTTATGGGCATTTTGGGATCCATACGGTCAATTAGAAGAATTACCGGTCGCACTTGTCAATAACGATAAAGGTGCAAATTTCGACGGTGAATCTTTACATTTAGGCGACGAACTAGTTAAAAATTTGGAGGATAGTGCAAAGTTTGATTTTAAACAAGTGACCGAAAAAGAAGCAAATAAAATGCTAACGAATAAAGATGCATACATTGTCATTCAAATTCCTAAACATTTTTCAGAAAACGCAACAACGTTACTTGATGAAAGTCCACAAAAATTAGAGCTCGAATATAAAATAGATGAAGCATCGAACTATATTACATCTAAAATTGGAGACAGTGCAATTAATCAAATTCGTACAGAAGTAAATGAACAAGTTTCGAAAACATATGCAGAGCAGTTGTTTGCTGTGATTGAACGTTTAAGTGATGGTTACGGTGACGCTGCAGATGGGGCATCGAAAATAAAAGATGGCGTTGTCCAATTGCAAGATGGAACTGTGATGTTAAAAGATTACTTATATGAATTAGCGAAAGGTACTGTTACGTTATCTAGTAGTACGAGTAAGTTAGTAGATGGTGCTTCATCTGCTCAATCAGGTGCCGAAGAGCTAGCAAATGGAGCACAAAAACTGTCGCAAGGTAGTCAAGCGTTAAGCGACGGAGCAAGTACTTTACAACAAGGAACATCTAGTTTGTCTTCTGGAATTACACAATTTACAGGCGGTGTCGAAAAAGTTGCTTCAGGTCAGCAAGCGCTTTTAGAAGGACAGCAAACATTTCAAACAAAATTAGATAGTTTTTCAAATGGCACTGAACAAGTTGCGGCTGGTTCACAAAACTTAGCATCGAGTACTGATCAATTAGCAGCAGGAATTGCTTCATTAGGCGACAATTTGTCTTCTGCGTTAGCACAACTACCAGAAGAACAACGTCAAGCACTAGAAGCTTCAATTTCACAACTTGAAGAAAGTAGTAAGCAAATTGCACAAGGTGCAAATACGTTAGCAAGTGGTTCAAATAGCTTACAAGAAAATGCTCAGGCATTAGCGAATGGTCATTCAACTATTGTGGCAAATAGCGAGCAGTTAACAAATGGATTACAGGAATTAACTTCAAATTCAAATTCACTTGTTGAAGGTGCAACAAGGGTTGCAAACGGTGTGTCAAGTTTATCCGAAAATTTAGGGCAGCTTAATACAGGTGTTGCATCTGTAGCAAACGGTGCAAGTAGCTTAAATACTGGTTTAAGTACATTAGCAGATGGAGCTAAAAAATTATCGGATGGTACATCAACGTTAAGTGGAAAATCTGGTGAACTTGCGGATGGATCGAACGAATTAGTAGATGGAGCAGATAAACTTGTCGATGGTACAGAACAATTAACGGACACATTATCAGATGCGAAAGAGGAATCATCCATTTCAGTCTCTGATCAAAACTATGATATGGTCGCTTCTGCAGTCGAAGTTGATAAAGATGTAAAAAATAGTGTGGATAACTACGGAACAGGTTTAGCTCCTTACTTTATTTCATTAGGTTTATTTGTAGGGGCGCTTATTTTAACGAACGTTTATGCGTTTGTGCAACCTGCTGTTCAACCAACAGGGTTATTACGATGGTTTGTAAGTAAATGTTCAGTACCATTTGTCGTTTGGATTTTCCAAACAGTGCTTTTATCGGTAGTATTATTATATGGTTTAAAAATGAATGTTTCGAACGTTCCGTTATTCTTATTGTTAATGGCTGTTACAAGTTTTGCATTTATAGCGATTGTACAGTTGTTAGTTGTTGTTTTAGATGATGTTGGCCGATTTGTCGCATTATTATTTTTAATATTACAGCTTGCTTCAAGCGCAGGAACATTTCCATTACAGCTATTACCAAAAACGTTACAAGCATTTAATTCATATATGCCGATGAGTTATTCTGTTGAGGCGTTCCGCCATGTGATTTCAACAACGGATTATGGTGTTGTATATGAAAATATAGCTTTACTTGCTGGAATTGGTATTGTATGTGTATGTTTAACATTCATGGTCTTTGGAATACTTTATAAACATCGATATTCAAAACAGGTAGTAGAAAATTAG
- a CDS encoding tyrosine-type recombinase/integrase, whose protein sequence is MLLSEAWEKYQIDKTIEGYSSLTLKTYSFQYNLLLRFFGDIDMNEFSTEKLKEYLIQSGDHLKASSLGHRIRCIKSLFRWSHEEGYIKKNPAAKLKEPKLGKRIPKFLSELEIEHLREACQTTMENALFEFLYSTGCRIGEVAKLNRDDIDFRTNSVIVHGKGDKEREVYFNIRCSIWLKRYLDERDDEDPGLFITDRRPKRRMSIDNLRYIIKRISNRAGIKKNIHPHQLRHSYATHMINNGAPIDVIQSLLGHEKSETTKIYAQLSGKLRHDFYSKYF, encoded by the coding sequence ATGTTATTATCCGAAGCGTGGGAAAAATATCAAATAGATAAAACAATCGAGGGATATTCATCACTTACATTAAAAACGTATTCTTTTCAATATAATCTATTATTACGATTTTTTGGTGATATTGATATGAACGAGTTTAGTACAGAGAAATTAAAAGAATATTTAATACAGTCAGGAGATCACTTAAAGGCCTCTAGTTTAGGACACAGAATTCGTTGCATTAAATCGCTATTTAGATGGTCACATGAAGAGGGCTATATTAAAAAAAATCCCGCTGCTAAATTAAAAGAGCCAAAGTTAGGGAAAAGGATTCCTAAGTTTCTCTCAGAATTAGAGATAGAACATCTAAGGGAAGCTTGTCAAACAACGATGGAAAATGCGCTATTTGAGTTTTTGTATTCCACAGGCTGCCGTATTGGAGAAGTTGCAAAATTAAATCGCGATGATATTGATTTTCGAACGAATTCAGTTATTGTACATGGAAAAGGTGATAAAGAAAGGGAAGTGTACTTTAATATTCGCTGTTCCATTTGGTTAAAAAGGTATTTAGATGAACGGGACGATGAGGATCCTGGATTATTTATTACGGACAGAAGACCGAAAAGGCGTATGAGTATTGATAATCTGAGATATATTATCAAGCGCATATCAAATCGAGCTGGAATAAAAAAGAATATACATCCCCATCAATTACGACATAGCTATGCAACGCATATGATTAATAACGGTGCTCCAATTGATGTCATCCAGAGTTTACTAGGTCATGAAAAGAGTGAGACTACAAAAATTTATGCTCAGTTAAGCGGAAAACTAAGACATGACTTTTATAGTAAATACTTTTAA